A genomic stretch from Balaenoptera musculus isolate JJ_BM4_2016_0621 chromosome 9, mBalMus1.pri.v3, whole genome shotgun sequence includes:
- the DUS4L gene encoding tRNA-dihydrouridine(20a/20b) synthase [NAD(P)+]-like: MKSDCMQTTTCQERKKDPIEMLHSGQLVKVCAPMVRYSKLAFRTLVRKYSCDLCYTPMIVAADFIRSIKARDSEFTTNQGDCPLIVQFAANDARILSDAARIVCPYANGIDINCGCPQRWALAEGYGACLINNPELVRDMVKQVRNQVENPRFSVSIKIRIHDDLTRTVDLCRKAEATGVSWITVHGRTVEERHQPVHYEAIKIIKESMSIPVIANGDIRSLKEAENVWHITGTDGVMVARGLLANPAIFAGYEETPLKCIWDWVDIALELGTPYMCFHQHLMYMMEKITSRQEKRIFNALSSTSAVLDYLTDHYGIDWTS, translated from the exons ATGAAGAGTGACTGCATGCAAACCACAACatgtcaagaaagaaaaaaagatccaaTAGAAATGCTTCATTCTGGGCAGCTGGTAAAAGTCTGCGCCCCAATGGTGCGATATTCAAA GTTGGCTTTTAGAACACTGGTAAGAAAATACAGTTGCGATCTGTGCTATACGCCAATGATAGTTGCTGCTGATTTTATCAGATCTATAAAAGCCAGAGACAGTGAATTTACCACAAACCAAG GTGATTGCCCATTGATTGTTCAGTTTGCTGCTAATGATGCAAGAATTTTATCTGATGCTGCTCGTATAGTCTGTCCTTATGCGAATGGAATAGACATTAACTGTGGTTGTCCTCAGAG GTGGGCATTGGCAGAAGGTTATGGAGCTTGCTTAATAAACAATCCAGAGCTTGTTCGAGACATGGTGAAACAAGTAAGAAATCAAGTGGAAAACCCCAGATTTTCAGTATCTATTAAAATAAg GATCCATGATGACCTTACAAGAACTGTAGATCTTTGTCGAAAGGCTGAAGCGACAGGGGTTTCCTGGATTACAGTCCATGGAAGAACTGTTGAAGAAAGACATCAGCCAGTTCACTATGAGGccattaaaataattaaggaaagtATGTCTATACCTGTAATTGCTAATGGAGACATCAGAAGcttaaaagaagcagaaaatgtgTGGCATATTACTGGGACAGATG GTGTGATGGTTGCAAGAGGACTCTTAGCCAACCCGGCCATATTTGCTGGATATGAGGAAACCCCACTGAAATGCATCTGGGACTGGGTTGACATTGCTCTTGAACTTGGAACTCCTTATATGTGTTTCCATCAACATTTAATGTACATGATGGAAAAGATAACTTCGAGgcaggaaaaaagaatatttaatgctTTGTCAAGCACATCAGCAGTCTTAGATTACCTTACAGACCATTATGGGATTGACTGGActtcctaa